A section of the Thermoanaerobaculia bacterium genome encodes:
- a CDS encoding glycosyltransferase family 2 protein — protein sequence MSGAVGDDAARRFPFVSAPSAMTPRASVVIVHHRGRARLLRTLEEVCRQAAAETAEVVLVDNASREGAADEVRRRFPAVRMLRQEENAGFARGCSLGAEAASAGLLIFFNDDAIPEPDWLSSFLDAAGSLPRDVHTVAGRLTDASGTKNDFVDGFLVFDGHAFSDGAGGPVPTDRGGAPGDERLFACGGNMLVARDEFLSSGGFDPWYFAYLEDVDFGWRQWVLGRRVLYEPRACARHEGGATGEALGIFKRGYLIEKNAWATAYKNFEEPLLRDLWPAAATAFLSRVDAMIRRDAGSAALDADPYRASRRSRWAARLGRVFGVRPDASAIRVGDPLAIA from the coding sequence TTGTCCGGCGCCGTCGGCGATGACGCCGCGCGCCGCTTTCCGTTCGTCTCGGCGCCGTCGGCGATGACGCCGCGCGCCTCGGTCGTCATCGTCCATCATCGCGGGAGGGCGCGCCTCCTCCGCACGCTCGAGGAGGTCTGCCGGCAGGCCGCCGCCGAGACCGCGGAGGTCGTCCTGGTCGACAACGCGAGCCGCGAAGGAGCCGCCGACGAGGTCCGGCGGCGTTTCCCCGCGGTCCGCATGCTCCGGCAGGAGGAGAACGCGGGTTTTGCCCGCGGATGCTCGCTCGGGGCGGAGGCCGCCTCCGCCGGGCTGCTGATCTTCTTCAACGACGACGCGATCCCGGAACCGGACTGGCTCTCGAGCTTTCTCGACGCGGCGGGATCGCTTCCTCGGGACGTCCACACGGTCGCCGGCCGGCTGACGGACGCCTCGGGGACGAAGAACGACTTCGTCGACGGGTTTCTCGTCTTCGACGGCCACGCGTTCTCCGACGGCGCCGGGGGGCCCGTGCCCACCGATCGCGGCGGCGCGCCCGGGGATGAGCGTCTCTTCGCCTGCGGCGGCAACATGCTCGTCGCGCGCGACGAGTTCCTCTCGAGCGGAGGCTTCGACCCGTGGTACTTCGCCTACCTCGAGGACGTCGACTTCGGCTGGCGGCAGTGGGTCCTCGGGCGGCGGGTGCTCTACGAGCCGCGGGCATGCGCGCGGCACGAGGGGGGCGCGACGGGCGAAGCGCTCGGGATCTTCAAGCGGGGATACCTCATCGAGAAGAACGCCTGGGCGACGGCGTACAAGAACTTCGAGGAACCGCTCCTGCGGGATCTCTGGCCGGCCGCGGCGACGGCGTTTCTCTCCCGGGTCGACGCGATGATCCGCCGCGACGCGGGGTCGGCGGCGCTCGACGCCGACCCCTACCGCGCGTCGCGGCGGTCCCGATGGGCGGCGAGGCTCGGGCGCGTGTTCGGCGTGCGGCCGGACGCGTCGGCGATCCGCGTCGGCGACCCGCTCGCGATCGC